The following proteins come from a genomic window of Pyxidicoccus sp. MSG2:
- a CDS encoding nuclear transport factor 2 family protein: protein MKKPLAACLVLLALAAPALAAPKGEEAAVLEALHSGCESFRTGNESLAAEFLADGFTLTDTSGNITTREETLTELRNKEPRYEVFRNHDMKVRLYGDTAVVNGTTSVKGVAGGKPFAAELRFTDTLVKRNGRWRIVASHVSPMPKQKEQKQGEAAPAPR, encoded by the coding sequence CCGCCCTCGCCGCTCCGAAGGGAGAGGAGGCCGCCGTGCTCGAAGCGCTGCACTCGGGCTGCGAGTCCTTCCGCACCGGGAACGAGAGCCTCGCGGCCGAGTTCCTGGCCGACGGCTTCACCCTCACCGACACGTCCGGCAACATCACGACGCGCGAGGAGACCCTCACCGAGCTGCGCAACAAGGAGCCCCGCTACGAGGTCTTCCGCAACCACGACATGAAGGTGAGGCTCTACGGCGACACGGCGGTGGTGAACGGCACCACCTCCGTGAAGGGCGTGGCCGGTGGAAAGCCCTTCGCCGCAGAACTGCGCTTCACGGACACGCTCGTGAAGCGCAACGGCCGGTGGCGCATCGTCGCCAGCCACGTGTCCCCGATGCCGAAGCAGAAGGAGCAGAAGCAGGGCGAGGCAGCACCGGCCCCGCGCTGA
- a CDS encoding ATP-binding protein, which yields MSPRPRHPRPLRWHLVRLVLGALLPVVAFSCGLFFFLARAERQSSERRVLTSARSLAEAFDSETAGSLRTLQALAASSSLDAEDVRGFRAQCERVLQTQHGWLTLILTSPEDVPLLNTSVPEGSPIPPVAEPESLTRVRETLRPLVGNLAVGRRSRQLLAVPLRVPVVRDGKLRYVLTAVLSADALREVVARQASDDIEWTRTLVDMHGIVAARTRDPARFVGQSATDSFLQRTRAAHEGVYADHSMEGEPVYAAFSHTTSGWTATVVSPRHVLDAPVRRSLLAGGLLGLAMLLLSAAGAWALSRRIGRSITDAADAADALASGAPLRVDASDVRELARLNEALVRSGHLLEAQDREREAHLEVAEAARAEAIAATQAKDAFLAMLGHELRNPLAPIVSSLEVLRLRGLAQTPEHEVIRRQLGHVVRLVDDLLDLARIVRGQMSLHRAPLELSTVVGRAVEAVTPLLEQRQHVLDVAVPAEGLPLLGDADRLTQVVTNLLTNAAKYTPPGGRLQVRAESGAEEVIFTVSDNGEGIPPELAERIFAPFVQGPRSVDRGAGGLGIGLALVSSVVTAHGGRVSVHSEGPGLGSTFTVWLPRHAAPLEAPAEPAPLPRPAVERAPLRVLVVDDNVDAAEALADLLEMSGYTVAMAHDHRQALQRLDGFTPDVAILDIGLPEVDGHGLAALIRERLGDASPTFAALTGYGQHEDRARSEAAGFQRHFVKPVELAELVAFLEEARRPRRGAA from the coding sequence ATGTCTCCACGCCCCCGTCATCCCCGGCCACTGCGCTGGCACCTGGTGAGGCTCGTGCTGGGCGCGCTGCTGCCCGTCGTCGCCTTCTCGTGCGGCCTCTTCTTCTTCCTGGCGCGCGCGGAGCGCCAGTCCTCCGAGCGACGGGTGCTCACCTCGGCGCGCTCGCTGGCGGAGGCGTTCGACAGCGAGACGGCCGGCTCGCTGCGCACGCTCCAGGCGCTGGCCGCCTCCTCGTCGCTGGACGCGGAAGACGTCCGGGGCTTCCGGGCGCAGTGCGAGCGGGTGCTTCAGACGCAGCACGGGTGGTTGACGCTCATCCTCACGTCCCCGGAGGACGTCCCGCTGCTGAACACGAGCGTCCCCGAGGGCAGCCCCATCCCTCCCGTCGCGGAGCCGGAGAGCCTCACCCGGGTGCGCGAGACGCTGCGCCCCCTGGTGGGAAACCTCGCCGTGGGACGAAGGTCCCGGCAACTGCTCGCCGTGCCGCTCCGCGTTCCCGTGGTGCGTGACGGGAAGCTGCGCTACGTGCTCACGGCCGTCCTCTCCGCCGACGCGCTCCGGGAGGTGGTGGCACGGCAGGCCTCGGACGACATCGAGTGGACGCGCACGCTGGTGGACATGCACGGCATCGTGGCCGCCCGCACCCGGGACCCGGCGCGCTTCGTGGGGCAGTCCGCGACGGACTCCTTCCTCCAGCGCACGCGCGCCGCGCACGAGGGCGTCTACGCCGACCACTCCATGGAGGGCGAGCCCGTCTATGCCGCGTTCAGCCACACCACGTCTGGCTGGACGGCCACCGTGGTCAGCCCGCGCCACGTGCTGGATGCCCCCGTGCGGCGCTCGCTGCTGGCAGGCGGACTGCTCGGACTGGCCATGCTGCTCTTGAGCGCCGCGGGGGCCTGGGCGCTGTCCCGGCGCATCGGCCGCTCCATCACCGACGCGGCGGACGCGGCGGACGCGCTCGCCAGCGGTGCGCCTCTGCGCGTGGACGCCTCGGACGTGCGCGAGCTGGCGCGGCTCAACGAGGCCCTGGTGCGCTCCGGGCACCTGCTGGAGGCGCAGGACCGCGAGCGCGAAGCCCACCTGGAGGTGGCCGAGGCCGCCCGGGCCGAGGCCATCGCCGCCACGCAGGCTAAGGACGCCTTCCTCGCCATGCTCGGCCACGAGCTGCGCAACCCGCTGGCCCCCATCGTCAGCTCGCTGGAGGTGCTGCGCCTGCGCGGGCTGGCGCAGACGCCCGAGCACGAGGTCATCCGCCGCCAGCTCGGCCACGTGGTGCGGCTGGTGGACGACCTGCTCGACCTGGCGCGAATCGTGCGCGGGCAGATGTCACTCCACCGCGCGCCGCTCGAGCTGTCCACGGTGGTGGGCCGCGCGGTGGAGGCGGTGACGCCGCTGCTCGAGCAGCGCCAGCATGTGCTCGACGTGGCGGTGCCCGCCGAGGGGTTGCCACTGCTGGGCGACGCGGACCGGCTCACGCAGGTGGTGACGAACCTGCTCACCAACGCGGCGAAGTACACGCCGCCCGGGGGACGGCTCCAGGTGCGCGCGGAGTCCGGCGCCGAGGAGGTCATCTTCACCGTCTCGGACAATGGCGAGGGAATTCCCCCCGAGCTGGCGGAGCGCATCTTCGCGCCCTTCGTGCAGGGGCCTCGCTCGGTGGACCGGGGCGCGGGCGGGCTGGGCATCGGCCTGGCGCTGGTGAGCAGCGTGGTGACGGCGCATGGCGGCCGCGTCTCCGTGCACAGCGAAGGGCCCGGCCTGGGGAGCACCTTCACCGTCTGGCTGCCACGCCACGCCGCGCCCCTGGAGGCGCCCGCCGAGCCGGCCCCGCTTCCGCGCCCGGCCGTGGAGCGCGCCCCGCTGCGCGTGCTGGTGGTGGACGACAACGTGGACGCGGCCGAGGCACTGGCCGACCTGCTGGAGATGTCCGGCTACACGGTGGCCATGGCGCATGACCACCGGCAGGCGCTGCAGCGGCTCGACGGCTTCACGCCCGACGTGGCCATCCTCGACATCGGCCTGCCGGAGGTGGACGGCCATGGGCTGGCCGCGCTCATCCGCGAGCGCCTGGGCGACGCGAGCCCCACCTTCGCCGCCCTCACCGGCTATGGCCAGCACGAGGACCGGGCGCGCAGCGAGGCGGCGGGCTTCCAGCGCCACTTCGTGAAGCCGGTGGAGCTGGCCGAACTGGTGGCGTTCCTCGAAGAGGCCCGCCGCCCGCGCCGCGGCGCCGCCTGA
- a CDS encoding SDR family NAD(P)-dependent oxidoreductase, with product MKDAETSPALPESATPAALSLDEVRRCTQLLQAMAENRRLVTELPEPEKIALLSAATRVVFPDRQTKSRLTKTLRRERKQAKQTHDREVRATTEIRSLRRAAVFNVPLLPPPPPTEGPERLLAVPRKCYVCKAEYRKLHFFYDTLCIECADFNYAKRTQRASLDGKVALITGARVKIGYQASLMLLRSGARVIATTRFPQDAAQRYLREPDFAEWSHRLHIHGLDLRHAPSVELFARHVEQTHHRLDILINNAAQTVRRPPGFYEHLLEGELRRMEELPEAARPLLAGHAACIAALNPALGAGGADAPALAPTWRSNDPAMGIHSSAALSLLPYTQEQEGDTRALFPQGRLDADLQQVDLREMNSWRMKLAEVSTAEMLEVHLINAVAPFILCGKLKPLMMRGRTTPGHIVNVSAMEGSFSRGTKTDKHPHTNMAKAALNMMTLTSAPDYAKDNIFMNAVDTGWVTDEDPALHAERKQQDLDFQPPLDIVDGAARVVDPVISSENSGEFVWGNFFKDYRHTAW from the coding sequence ATGAAGGACGCCGAGACCTCCCCCGCCCTCCCGGAATCAGCAACGCCGGCCGCCCTGTCGCTGGACGAAGTCCGCCGGTGCACGCAGCTCCTGCAAGCCATGGCCGAGAACCGGCGTCTGGTGACGGAGCTCCCCGAGCCGGAGAAGATTGCCCTCCTGTCCGCCGCCACCCGCGTGGTGTTCCCGGACCGCCAGACGAAGTCGCGGCTCACGAAGACCCTGCGCAGGGAGCGCAAGCAGGCGAAGCAGACGCATGACCGGGAGGTCCGCGCCACGACGGAGATTCGCTCGCTGCGCCGGGCCGCCGTCTTCAACGTGCCCCTGCTCCCTCCCCCGCCCCCTACCGAAGGGCCGGAGCGGCTGCTGGCGGTGCCGCGCAAGTGCTACGTGTGCAAGGCGGAGTACCGGAAGCTGCACTTCTTCTACGACACCCTCTGCATCGAGTGCGCGGACTTCAACTACGCCAAGCGCACCCAGCGCGCGTCGCTGGACGGGAAGGTCGCGCTCATCACCGGCGCCCGCGTGAAGATTGGCTACCAGGCGTCGCTGATGCTGCTGCGCTCGGGCGCGCGCGTCATCGCCACCACCCGCTTCCCGCAGGACGCGGCGCAGCGCTACCTGCGCGAGCCCGACTTCGCGGAGTGGTCCCACCGGCTGCACATCCACGGGCTCGACCTGCGGCACGCCCCCAGCGTGGAGCTGTTCGCGCGGCACGTGGAGCAGACGCACCACCGGCTGGACATCCTCATCAACAACGCGGCGCAGACGGTGCGCCGTCCCCCCGGCTTCTATGAGCACCTGCTGGAGGGGGAGCTGCGCCGGATGGAGGAACTGCCAGAGGCGGCCCGCCCCCTGCTCGCGGGACACGCGGCGTGCATCGCGGCGCTGAACCCGGCGCTCGGCGCTGGCGGCGCGGACGCCCCGGCGCTCGCGCCCACCTGGCGCAGCAACGACCCGGCGATGGGCATCCACTCGTCCGCCGCGCTGTCCCTGCTGCCCTATACACAGGAGCAGGAGGGCGACACGCGCGCCCTCTTCCCCCAGGGGCGTCTGGACGCGGACCTGCAGCAGGTAGACCTGCGCGAGATGAACTCGTGGCGGATGAAGCTGGCGGAGGTGTCCACGGCGGAGATGCTGGAGGTCCACCTCATCAACGCGGTGGCGCCCTTCATCCTCTGCGGGAAGCTCAAGCCGCTGATGATGCGCGGGCGCACCACGCCCGGCCACATCGTCAACGTCTCCGCCATGGAGGGCAGCTTCTCGCGCGGGACGAAGACGGACAAGCACCCGCACACCAACATGGCGAAGGCCGCGCTGAACATGATGACGCTGACCTCCGCGCCCGACTACGCGAAGGACAACATCTTCATGAACGCCGTCGACACCGGCTGGGTCACCGACGAGGACCCGGCGCTGCACGCGGAGCGCAAGCAGCAGGACCTCGACTTCCAGCCGCCGCTGGACATCGTCGACGGCGCGGCCCGCGTGGTGGACCCGGTCATCTCCTCGGAGAACTCCGGCGAGTTCGTGTGGGGCAACTTCTTCAAGGACTACCGCCACACCGCGTGGTGA